GGGCGCCGTGCCCGAGGTGGGTGTGGCGCACCAGCCCGATGTCCTCGAGCGCGTCCAGCGCACGGTAGATGGTGGTGATGTTCACGGTGCGCGCGGTGCTGCGCACCCGGCGGTGGACTTGATCCGGTGTGGCGTGGCCGAGCTCCCGCACGGCATCGAGCACCAGCCGCCGCTGCGGGGTGACCCGCATGCCGTGCCGGTGCAGCGTGGTGCGCAGCGATCCCGTCTCACCCACTGCCGGCT
This window of the Saccharopolyspora gloriosae genome carries:
- a CDS encoding Fur family transcriptional regulator; translated protein: MGETGSLRTTLHRHGMRVTPQRRLVLDAVRELGHATPDQVHRRVRSTARTVNITTIYRALDALEDIGLVRHTHLGHGAPTYSADEHEHVHLVCHRCGEIDEVPCDLLDDLAELLRRRSGFELDATHLALSGTCRGCRGTDDADHLERAVEETR